One Pseudoliparis swirei isolate HS2019 ecotype Mariana Trench chromosome 4, NWPU_hadal_v1, whole genome shotgun sequence genomic window carries:
- the zgc:165481 gene encoding E3 ubiquitin-protein ligase RNF182 isoform X1 produces the protein MKDSAAETTGVEEGESHTLGQEHDLKMSSAQAEIEEKDCPPPEELECKICYQRYNAHNRKPKILDCLHRVCGRCLVKILDIADGTGFISCPFCRHQTEVTEYEVSALPDDAIIMSHLAMRDKSWSSDHNREVLLTPTSFSSSSPSHDSSNCLVITIMEVQGGSQHSPGRSGSSDVYAEQSLDSVSMGSNGPVDRDALSKFCNHVPRILVWLLGFLYFGSLPLGIYLLVIQRVTLGIVCVSLVPSSLTVCLVYGFCQCLCQGMCDCSTRG, from the exons ATGAAGGACAGCGCAGCAGAAACaactggggtggaggagggagagtcacACACGTTGGGACaag aaCATGACTTGAAGATGAGCAGTGCTCAGGCTGAGATCGAGGAGAAGGACTGTCCTCCACCAGAGGAACTGGAGTGTAAAATCTGTTATCAACGCTACAATGCCCACAACCGCAAGCCTAAGATCCTGGACTGCCTGCACCGGGTTTGCGGCCGCTGCCTCGTTAAGATCTTGGACATCGCCGACGGGACGGGCTTCATCTCTTGCCCCTTCTGCCGACACCAGACCGAGGTCACAGAGTACGAGGTGTCGGCCCTCCCCGATGATGCTATCATCATGTCCCACTTGGCAATGCGGGACAAATCCTGGAGCTCCGACCACAACAGGGAAGTGCTCCTGACTCCAacgagcttctcctcctccagcccgtCTCACGACTCCTCCAACTGCCTGGTCATCACTATAATGGAAGTGCAGGGGGGCTCACAGCACTCCCCGGGCCGAAGCGGCAGCTCCGACGTCTACGCCGAGCAGAGCCTGGACTCGGTGTCAATGGGCTCCAATGGGCCGGTTGACCGGGACGCCCTGTCCAAGTTCTGTAATCATGTCCCGCGCATCCTGGTCTGGCTGCTGGGTTTCTTGTACTTTGGCTCACTGCCTCTAGGAATTTACTTGTTGGTGATCCAGAGAGTGACACTGGGCATTGTGTGTGTTAGCTTGGTGCCATCCAGCCTGACAGTTTGCCTGGTCTACGGGTTCTGCCAGTGCCTGTGCCAGGGCATGTGTGACTGTTCCACCAGGGGCTGA
- the zgc:165481 gene encoding E3 ubiquitin-protein ligase RNF182 isoform X2, translated as MSSAQAEIEEKDCPPPEELECKICYQRYNAHNRKPKILDCLHRVCGRCLVKILDIADGTGFISCPFCRHQTEVTEYEVSALPDDAIIMSHLAMRDKSWSSDHNREVLLTPTSFSSSSPSHDSSNCLVITIMEVQGGSQHSPGRSGSSDVYAEQSLDSVSMGSNGPVDRDALSKFCNHVPRILVWLLGFLYFGSLPLGIYLLVIQRVTLGIVCVSLVPSSLTVCLVYGFCQCLCQGMCDCSTRG; from the coding sequence ATGAGCAGTGCTCAGGCTGAGATCGAGGAGAAGGACTGTCCTCCACCAGAGGAACTGGAGTGTAAAATCTGTTATCAACGCTACAATGCCCACAACCGCAAGCCTAAGATCCTGGACTGCCTGCACCGGGTTTGCGGCCGCTGCCTCGTTAAGATCTTGGACATCGCCGACGGGACGGGCTTCATCTCTTGCCCCTTCTGCCGACACCAGACCGAGGTCACAGAGTACGAGGTGTCGGCCCTCCCCGATGATGCTATCATCATGTCCCACTTGGCAATGCGGGACAAATCCTGGAGCTCCGACCACAACAGGGAAGTGCTCCTGACTCCAacgagcttctcctcctccagcccgtCTCACGACTCCTCCAACTGCCTGGTCATCACTATAATGGAAGTGCAGGGGGGCTCACAGCACTCCCCGGGCCGAAGCGGCAGCTCCGACGTCTACGCCGAGCAGAGCCTGGACTCGGTGTCAATGGGCTCCAATGGGCCGGTTGACCGGGACGCCCTGTCCAAGTTCTGTAATCATGTCCCGCGCATCCTGGTCTGGCTGCTGGGTTTCTTGTACTTTGGCTCACTGCCTCTAGGAATTTACTTGTTGGTGATCCAGAGAGTGACACTGGGCATTGTGTGTGTTAGCTTGGTGCCATCCAGCCTGACAGTTTGCCTGGTCTACGGGTTCTGCCAGTGCCTGTGCCAGGGCATGTGTGACTGTTCCACCAGGGGCTGA